The Impatiens glandulifera chromosome 8, dImpGla2.1, whole genome shotgun sequence genome includes a window with the following:
- the LOC124913248 gene encoding uncharacterized protein LOC124913248, producing the protein MAEEVARLETEPVHQETSNSSKPSPRDDGGQNPIDKEIASPPQDQSINMTDVRIETPLTDNRASAQAGDSEPAITEESVKTLIEEFFNDAVRPWKKKLKKAAVQAVKIAETTKDDLGEAVKQITSIETNYGNTNQLYDGHLDRTKALEDMTPKLVDDLASVSQKVANLERSQEKTDQKLTKVEEDLAQSSAQAGSTLERLIILEEKNTTLEEKNAKLEADLKAVTEQVAELISAKLAADKEAEEANDLAAKKLQDALDEQTRTQ; encoded by the coding sequence ATGGCCGAGGAGGTGGCGCGGCTCGAAACGGAGCCCGTTCATCAAGAAACGTCAAATTCATCCAAACCCTCTCCTAGGGATGATGGCGGTCAGAACCCGATCGATAAAGAGATAGCCTCTCCTCCACAGGATCAGTCTATCAACATGACCGACGTCAGGATAGAGACACCTCTCACCGACAATCGAGCATCTGCTCAAGCCGGGGATTCGGAACCGGCCATTACAGAAGAGAGTGTCAAAACTCTCATTGAAGAATTTTTCAACGACGCGGTTCGGCCATGGaagaagaaattaaagaaaGCCGCAGTTCAAGCAGTCAAGATAGCCGAGACAACAAAGGATGATCTTGGCGAGGCGGTCAAGCAGATCACGTCAATTGAAACGAACTACGGCAATACGAATCAACTGTACGACGGTCATCTTGATCGAACCAAGGCATTGGAGGATATGACTCCAAAGTTGGTGGATGACCTCGCTTCGGTCAGCCAGAAGGTAGCCAATTtggaacggtctcaagaaaAGACCGATCAAAAGTTGACAAAGGTCGAGGAAGACCTAGCGCAATCAAGTGCCCAAGCCGGCTCAACACTTGAAAGGTTAATAATTCTTGAAGAAAAGAATACGACCCTTGAGGAAAAGAATgccaagcttgaagccgatctcaaggcggtcaccgaacaggtggcaGAATTAATATCGGCCAAGCTGGCTGCCGATAAGGAAGCTGAGGAGGCGAATGATCTGGCGGCTAAGAAACTCCAAGATGCGCTGGACGAGCAGACCCGGACACAGTAG